The Chryseobacterium sp. JV274 sequence CTGTTTTGAGATTTCACTTCTTATTTCATTAAACTCTTTGGTTCCATGTGTACCTTCCCCCAGTCCAACGATTACATAATCTTTTATGTGTTCACTAATTTTTTTTACAGCCTTAGTTTGGCTTGTAGAGTGAGTTTGAAATTGTATTTCTACTTTTGTATTCTGTGAAAATCCTATGGAGGAAATTAATATGAGATTGAGTAAAAAATATTTCTTTAGCATTATATAATTTTCAATGGCTTGTTCTTACCTAAAGACAGCATAAAAGCCTTATTTGTTACGGTAAATTTAAAAATAAGTTATACAAATTTCTCTTCAGAACATGACATTAACTCTTCATTAACTCACTCAATCTTTACTTTACTGGTTATCATAACAACCTATTCTGATTGCTCTCCTAAAACTTTTATTTTTGTGTTTCCACGTTCAATATCTCCCTTTTTTAATCTATTTTTAAGGTTAAATTATTATCCGGAGTTCCATCAACGTTGATTGCATTGTAAGGTACAGTAAGCCAGCCGTTCTTATTCATTATAAATTTGAACTGATACGTTTTTCCTTTTTCAAACTGAGACTTTGGTAAGACCAGCTCAAAAGTATTGTTCTTTTTCAGATTCATATAATAGGTCTTATCATCCGGATTCCAGTCATTAAACGAGCCGGAAACCGAAATATTCCTGATAAATTCTATACTTTGATTTTCAGGAAATTGATAAGAAAAAACAACATTCTCTTTTTCTGTACGATACCCATAGATTTCTTTTTTAAGATTGGGATGAACAAGAGGTTCAGACTTTGTATATTCTTCTGCCAATGTGTAAGGATTCAGCAAATGCTTATCCATAATACCCGCAATCTGATTGATCACCTGATACATCACTGCAAATTCTTTATATCCGTTGTACATCAATACAACAGCCATATTTTTGTCCGGGAAAATTCTGTATGCACTCACATTTCCACCAGAAAAATGATAGGATTTTATATTATTAAAAGTTCCCATATCCCAGCCATGAGTGAAGGTGATGTCTTTATTTTTATATTCAAACGGTTTCCACATTAATTCTTGTGTGGCAGGTTTTAGAAAATCATTTTTGCTGAGATGGATACTCCATTGTAAAAAAGCAGGTAATGTAATGGCCAAACCATTCGCGGGATGTGCTCTTCTCCCTTCTACAAATGTAGATTTATCATATTGATGTTTCTCCTTGTTGTAACTATATTTTACAATTCTGTTGGGAATTTTTTCAATAGAATTGGATGAAAAGACCACCTGATTTTTAGAGTCCGAAAACTGATTCTTCACGATATACTCTTCAAATTTTTCTCCGGTTACTTTTTCAATGATCATAGATATCAGCATATAATTGGTCTGGTTATATCTGTAATCAGTTCCGGTTTCAAATTCCATTTTTTCTTTTGACAGCCTGGCAATCACTTCATCATTGGCTGTATCTGCTGCAATATCACTGAAGTTAATCCAGTCCGGTAATCCTGAAGAATGTGATAAAAGATTCTTCACCTGAATATTTTGCCATTCTGTGGGCACATGGTCTATATATTTTGAGATTTTATCTTCCAAAGATACTTTTCCCTGCTCAACGAGCTGAAAGAGCCCAACATTTGATATCAATTTTGTAGTAGAATATACCCTGAACATGGAATTGGCATCTACTTTTTTATCAGTCTCTAAGGTTTCCGTTCCATAGTATTTCTGGAAGGTTACTTTATTATTTGTAACGATTCCCACGGCTAATCCTGGTATTTCATTGATTTGGATAACCTTTTTTATATAGCTATCGATTGTTTTTGACTGGTCTGCGGTCTGGCTATGACCCGTAAAGAAAAAATTCAAAAAAAGTATCGTTAAAATGGATGGTTTCATGGTAATGTTTGTTTCTTACTACTCTATTAAAAACAATTATTAGTCTTATTATATTACATTGAAGAAAAAAACTTTATTCTCCGGGAATTAATTTGTCTGTTTCAAAACCTAATTCATTCAAATAATGAAGTCCGTTTTGTATTTCTATTGAATGAGTTCCCAACCATCCTTTTTTTAATCCCAATAAAATAAACTGTTTGATGTATTTGGGCTCATTAAGATTAACCTCATCTTCCGAGCCTGTAATTTTATTTATCAGCTTAACACCCGATTTTAAAGGCTGTCCCATCATATAATAATCGGCCGTCAGGAATTTAATGATTAAAGGAGTTTTTTTCTGACCATTTAAAAAAATTTTTACAGTCAGAGTATTGGTTGCTGTTTCAGAATGGAACTGGTCTGTCACAGAATACAGATACTCAATAGTATTAATGGTAATTTTCCTCAACTTATTTTTCATTGTCTCATTTTACCCAACTGATTTCTGCCTGAATTTTATTTTATTCTTTTTTCAAATCTATGAATGATGTTGTACTCTTTATCTTTAATGACAATATCATAATTTCCTTTATCAAGGATTAAAAAATGATGGTCTTGAGGCGTGTTGAGTTCAATGATATCGGCAGGAATTCCTTTTTGTTCAAATTCACCTTTTCGGTATGCAAAAACCATAACCGGATATGTTGAAAGTTGAGCAGCTGGAATTTTATAAAACTTTCTGTTTTCATGCAGCATCCAACCTGGCCTGCCTTTGATGTATTTTGTAACGGGATGAATGATTTTAATATCTGTATACAACTCTTTGTCCTCACCATTATAGATCATTTGGTTTTCATCTTTCAAAACAACTGGAACAGTATTATTTACCAATTTCAAAAGCGGTTCATTATACTTCAATAAGCTTTTTTCTGAAAACTGAGTTTGGTCTATGGTCAATGGATTGATCCCTGTCAAGTCTGAAAGCCGCCCAGCCATTGTCTTTTCCCAGGATTTATGAATACCTTCATAAGCATGCTGATACCCACAGTAAATCAGATATTTGCCTTCTTTATTTTGCTGCATAAAATTGAAAATATTTTTGGCTTCTCCAATTTCCCTTTCTTTATTATTGCCTTCAGCTTCGTAAGGAAAAAGCTTGAATCCAATTTTCAAAGCATTATAAATAAAGTTTCCGAATTCCGGTTCCTTAGAATAATATCCGCTGTTGAGGGTAGCAAATTTTACAGTATTTAGAGAATCTCCTTCCAGTGTTTCGATTCCTATGTATCTGTAGCCTCTATCATATAACCCCTGAAGTAAAGAAGATGCAAAAGTTCTGTGACTTGCATTGTGATGAGCCTCATTGATGATGATTATTTTCTCATCGTCTGCTTTTTTCAGGATATATTCTTTTGCATTGACCGGGATTAATTTTGTGAATTTCAGACTATCGGCAGTGTTTAGCTTTTTCACCCTTCCGAAAGTCTGGTCCCAACTTTCCAGTGCAGGTTTATAGTGTCCGCTTATGGAGTAATATGTTGCACCCATCTGGCTTCTCCAGGATTGACTTTGAGCAGGATCTTCCACCTTCTTTTTAATATCATCGGAAAACAGGTAAGGATTGTCCTGGCTATGGGCTGCAATGCTCAACAATAGTAAAGCCAGCGAATAAAAGAATTTCATGTTATGTAGTTTTTTATTGAATATTGTAGGTTAAAAATAAAAATTCTATTTCCTACTTTGATTTTAATCATTTTACGATCTAGAAAAATTTCTCGAGCCAGTCACTTCCCAGACGTTTGATCTTCTTGGTTTCCGGATCGAAGAGAATCCAAAGTGTACTTGAATCTACCACCAGCTCATCATTGCAGTAAAATTCCACTTTTCTTGGCTGTTTAGCTCCTTCAGGGACCATAGGATAGGTTCTTACTGTGATAATATCATTCAGATAAACCTGTTTTTTATATTGGATATGGTGATCCAGGAGCATCCAGGCATCGTTTACATATTCGGTTTGATATTTTAGAAGATCCCAGTGCTCTGCGGCCACTTCTTCCACCCAATGTACATATTGTACATTATTTACATGGTTGTTCTGATCAATATGTTCTTCTGTTACCTTTATCTGTTTTTCGTACATTAAATTCATGCTCATGAAAAGTTTACTCAAATTTATCATTTTAAAACAGAACGGTCTTCGTTCTATAAGAACAAAAATTTATTTTCTAAAATAAAAACGGAATCAGATGCTCTCTGATTCCGTTCAATATTCAGTATATTGAAATTATTATTTAGATTTTCCAGCAGGCTTAGCAGCAGTTGCCGTAGCACCTAATTTGGTTTTTACAATAGCCGTAATATCCTCACTTCCGTCCGTATAAAGCAGGTTATTAGCTTCCTGTGCTGCTGTATCAAATACATAGCTTAGATTTTTTTCTTTAGCAACAGCAAAAATAGCATCTCTTACTTTCTTTTGCAGTGGAGTAAGCATTTCATTTTGCTTGGCAGAAATATCTTTAGCTGCCTGCGCTCTAGTTTCTTCTATTTTTTTACCTAAACCTTGTAATTCTGTTTGTGCTGCAATCAGTTCTTTAGTTACTGCTTCTTTGTTAGACTCATTTAAGGTTTTTTCTTTATCCTGTGCCGTTTTCAGCTTAGTCTGATAATCATTGATCAGCTTTTCAATTTCAGTCTGTTTTGTTTTAGTCAGATTATCAATGGTAGTTCCTATAGTTTTTACTTCAGATAAACTTGCAAAAATTTCTTCTGTGTTTACACTTCCAATTTTCTGTTGAGCATTTACAGCATTTGCAGTAAGCGTTAATCCTAATGTAATAAAAAGTACTTTAATTAAATTCATTGTTTTAATAATATTTTTTCGTCCCCAAATATAATTCAAATTTTAATTACTTATCATATAACATTTATTCCTGAAAATCTGAATGAATTAAAAGCAGGCAAACAAAGAAAAACCTCCCCAATAAGGAAGGTTTAACATCAAAAAAATATGGAAAAAATGACTAATGGAATTGTGCGGTTTCTGTAGAATCTTTCATTGCTACAGTAGCTGAAGAACCGTTTGTAACAACATTCTGTATTTCATCAAAATACCCCGTCCCTACAAAAGACTGATGCTTCACCGCTCTGAATCCTTTCTGCTGCAGGGCAAACTCACGTTCCTGCAGTTCTGAGTATCCAGCCATTCCTCTTTCTTTATAAGCTAATGCCAATTCAAACATTGCTGTATTCAAAGCATGGAATCCTGCCAATGTAATAAACTGGAATTTGTACCCCATTTTTGCCAGCTCTTCACGGAAAGTAGACATCTCTTCCACGCTCAGCCTTGCCGCCCAGTTGAATGAAGGAGAACAGTTATAAGCAAGCATTTTCCCAGGGAATTTCGCATGAATTCCTTCTGCAAATCTTCTTGCCTGCTCCAGATCAGGATTTGAGGTTTCCATCCAGATCAGATCTGCATATGGAGCATAGGACAAACCTCTGTCGATTCCCTGCTCTACTCCGTTTCTTACTACATAAAATCCTTCAGCAGTTCTTTCTCCTGTTACGAATTTCTTATCTCTGTCATCAATATCAGAGGTCAGTAAATCCGCTGCATCCGCATCTGTTCTTGCAATAATAAGACTCGGAACTCCCAGTACATCGGCTGCCAGACGTGCTGCAATCAGTTTGTTGACTGCCTCCTGTGTTGGCACCAATACTTTTCCGCCCAGGTGTCCGCATTTTTTTGCAGAAGAAAGCTGATCTTCAAAGTGTACGGCAGCAGCTCCCGCTTCTATCATCTGCTTCATCAGTTCAAAAGCATTCAGGTTACCTCCAAAACCTGCTTCTGCATCTGCAATGATGGGTACCAGATATTCTTTATCTCCAGCTCCGCTCACAGATTGTACCTGATCTGCCCTCAGCAATGCATTATTAATTTTCTTTACCACAGAAGGCACTGAATTGGCGGGATACAGTGATTGATCCGGATACATTTCTCCCGATAAATTGGCATCTGCAGCCACCTGCCATCCTGAAAGGTAAATAGCTTCCAGTCCGGCATCTACTTCCTGCACGGCCTGATTGCCTGTAAGAGCTCCAAGTCCTGCCACATAATCCTGGTTATTTAATTTATTCCAGAATTTTTTGGACATTTCCGTAGCAATGGTATATTCTATGGTATAAGAACCGCGAAGTTTCAAAACTTCTGCTGCTGTATAGGGCCTTTTTACACCGTTCCAACGTGGATTTGTCAGCCAGTCTTGTTCTATAGCCTGGATTTGTTCTTGTCTTGTTTTCATAATATTTGGATTTTGTTTGATTAGATTTGAAAGTAATTTTGTTGCTAGATGCTGGTTCTATTGTTGTTTGTTAATTGATGATCTGATTTTCAACCAGCAACTATAAACCAGCAACCAATATTTTCACTAAATAAAAGGATAAGCTTTAAGGGTTAGAAATTCTTCAAAATTCTCAGAGAAGATCAGCTCATTGAAAAGTTCTTTGGCAAGGTTGAATTTTCCGTTTTTGAAACGGGTTTCGCCTACATATTTTTCAATATTGTCCATTTCTTCGCTTTCCCACTGTAAAATCATACTTCGGGTCAATGTTCTGTCATCACTTAACACCGCTTCATTTTTCAGCCATTGCCAGATCTGTGTTCTTGAAATCTCTGCTGTAGCAGCATCTTCCATCAGATTATAAATAGCAGCAGCACCGGTTCCCATCAGCCAGCTTTCGAGGTAGAGAATTCCTACGTTGATATTTTTTCTGACTCCTTTTTCGGTAATCTCACCTTTGGGAATTTCCAGCAGATTACTTTCTGTTATGTGATATTCAAATTTCTTGTCAATCTGATTTTTGGAAGGCATATGCTTGTCAAAAATTTCTTTTGCTACTGAAACTAAGGCTGGATGTGCTACCCAGGTTCCGTCATGACCATTTTTCACTTCCCGTTCTTTATCACTTCTTACCTTTTCAAAAGCAATATTATTGGCTTCATCATTGTCTTTTACAGGAATTTGAGCGGCCATTCCGCCGATAGCATGTACATTTCTCTTATGGCATATTTCGATGACTCTTTTTGAATAGGCACTCATAAAAGGAGAAGTCATGGTCACCTGATCTCTGTCCGGTACAATAAACTCCGGAAGGTTTCTGAATTTTTTGATATAGGAAAAAATATAATCCCATCTGCCGCAGTTCAGTCCTGCACTATGTTCTTTTAATTCAAATAAAATTTCATCAATCTGAAATGAAGCCGTAATGGTTTCGATCAAAACTGTGGCTTTAATTGTTCCCTGCTGAATTCCCAGATAGTTTTGGGCAAAGACAAAAACCTCATTCCACCAACGGGCTTCTTTATAATGTTCCAGTTTCGGAAGGTAGAAGTAAGGACCACTTCCCTTTTCTAAAAGCGACTTTGCATTTCTGAAAAAATACAGTCCAAAATCAATCAGCGAACCGGAAGCTTTTTCACCATTGATTTCAATATGCTTCTCCGGAAGGTGAAGACCACGTGGACGAACCTGTAAAACTGCAGGTTTTTCGTTAAGCTTATAAGTTTTTCCTGCTTCGTTTACAAAATCAATAGTACGGTTAATAGCATCAGAAAGATTAATCTGTCCCTGAATACAGTTTTCCCATACCGGCGAGCTGCTGTCTTCAAGATCTGCCATAAACGTAGAAGCCCCTGAATTTAATGCATTGATAATCATCTTGCGGTCTACAGGTCCTGTAATCTCTACTCTTCTGTCTGACAAATCTTCCGGCAAAGAGGCACATACCCAATTCCCATTACGGATTTCTTCTGTTTCTTTTAAAAATTCAGGAAGCTTTCCTTGATCAAAATTCTGCTGGGTATTTTTTCTTACTTTTAAAAGTTCCAGTCTTTTATGATTGAAGTTCTGATGAAGTGCAATCAGAAAATCCATCAAATCTGGAGTAAAAACTGCTTCAAACTGCTTCTGAGCTTTTATTTCTAATTGAGTCTTGGTTTCCATAACATATTGATTTTGTGATTTGATATTACAAACATAAATAAAAATTTTCACAAACAGCGAACGTTCGCTAAATTTATTCAAAAATTATTATGCGAATAATCGCATCTAATTATTTATATTTGAGTAATGAATTCAGAAAGTGACTTTATCAAAACAGTTTTCGGGTTAAAACTGAAACAGCAGAGACAAAAGAAAAACTGGTCTCTGCAGGATCTTGCTGTAAAGACAGGATTATCAAAATCTTATCTTAACGAAATTGAAAACGGAAAAAAATATCCCAAACACGATAAGATCATCCAGCTTTCTGAAGCACTGAGCTGTACGTTTGATGATCTGGTGTCCACCAAACTCGATAAAAGTCTGGCTCCTTTCAATGAAATTCTGCAGTCTGATTTTTTCAAAGAAGTACCATTGGAGCTGTTCGGAATCAACAAAAACAATCTTATCAGCATTATCAGTGATGCTCCCAAAAAGGTGACGGCTTTCATCAATGCCCTGATTGAGATTTCCCAGAATTATAATCTTGGCAAAGAAAGATTTTATTTTGCCGTATTAAGATCATTCCAGGAATTATATGACAATTATTTTCCGGAAATTGAAGAAAAAGTAAATCTGTTTACTCAGGAAAATCAGATAAAACCCGGCAAAAATTTAAAGTCTGAAATTCTGGAAAAAATTCTTACAGAAAAATTCAGCTATACGATTCAATCTGAAGATTTTGAAAAATATGGAACGCTGGATAACCTTCGTTCGCTTTTTATTCCGGAGAAAAAACTATTACTACTGAATCAAAAACTGGAAAAGGATCAGAAAACATTTATCCTCGCTAAAGAAATCGGCTTCAATGTTCTGGAACTAAAAATACGTCCAAACACCTATTCATGGCTTGACTTTGGAAGTTTTGAGGAAATTCTCAATAACTTTTATGCTTCTTATTTTGCAGGGGCTTTATTAATTTCAAAAGAGCCTGTCATTGAGAAGACATCAGAATTTTTTCAGCACAATACATGGGAATCTGAAAATTTTGAAAATCTTATTAACAGTTTTACCCGTTCCCCTGAAACGT is a genomic window containing:
- a CDS encoding acyl-CoA thioesterase; its protein translation is MSKLFMSMNLMYEKQIKVTEEHIDQNNHVNNVQYVHWVEEVAAEHWDLLKYQTEYVNDAWMLLDHHIQYKKQVYLNDIITVRTYPMVPEGAKQPRKVEFYCNDELVVDSSTLWILFDPETKKIKRLGSDWLEKFF
- the aceB gene encoding malate synthase A; translation: METKTQLEIKAQKQFEAVFTPDLMDFLIALHQNFNHKRLELLKVRKNTQQNFDQGKLPEFLKETEEIRNGNWVCASLPEDLSDRRVEITGPVDRKMIINALNSGASTFMADLEDSSSPVWENCIQGQINLSDAINRTIDFVNEAGKTYKLNEKPAVLQVRPRGLHLPEKHIEINGEKASGSLIDFGLYFFRNAKSLLEKGSGPYFYLPKLEHYKEARWWNEVFVFAQNYLGIQQGTIKATVLIETITASFQIDEILFELKEHSAGLNCGRWDYIFSYIKKFRNLPEFIVPDRDQVTMTSPFMSAYSKRVIEICHKRNVHAIGGMAAQIPVKDNDEANNIAFEKVRSDKEREVKNGHDGTWVAHPALVSVAKEIFDKHMPSKNQIDKKFEYHITESNLLEIPKGEITEKGVRKNINVGILYLESWLMGTGAAAIYNLMEDAATAEISRTQIWQWLKNEAVLSDDRTLTRSMILQWESEEMDNIEKYVGETRFKNGKFNLAKELFNELIFSENFEEFLTLKAYPFI
- a CDS encoding OmpH family outer membrane protein, encoding MNLIKVLFITLGLTLTANAVNAQQKIGSVNTEEIFASLSEVKTIGTTIDNLTKTKQTEIEKLINDYQTKLKTAQDKEKTLNESNKEAVTKELIAAQTELQGLGKKIEETRAQAAKDISAKQNEMLTPLQKKVRDAIFAVAKEKNLSYVFDTAAQEANNLLYTDGSEDITAIVKTKLGATATAAKPAGKSK
- a CDS encoding helix-turn-helix domain-containing protein, which produces MNSESDFIKTVFGLKLKQQRQKKNWSLQDLAVKTGLSKSYLNEIENGKKYPKHDKIIQLSEALSCTFDDLVSTKLDKSLAPFNEILQSDFFKEVPLELFGINKNNLISIISDAPKKVTAFINALIEISQNYNLGKERFYFAVLRSFQELYDNYFPEIEEKVNLFTQENQIKPGKNLKSEILEKILTEKFSYTIQSEDFEKYGTLDNLRSLFIPEKKLLLLNQKLEKDQKTFILAKEIGFNVLELKIRPNTYSWLDFGSFEEILNNFYASYFAGALLISKEPVIEKTSEFFQHNTWESENFENLINSFTRSPETFYYRLTNILSAEMGIKDLFYLCLVKKKNSDKIQILKELHLNHQQAPHANATNEHYCRRWIAVKNLDHLKENETLTDAQISHYKDQGISYLVISTSQKNPFSDGSNRSYCLGILLNTQTIKKISFIKSPSLKTINVGVTCESCSIADCEVRQAPPVRLEKEHFNLSMKSSVEKIRKRFEN
- the aceA gene encoding isocitrate lyase, with the protein product MKTRQEQIQAIEQDWLTNPRWNGVKRPYTAAEVLKLRGSYTIEYTIATEMSKKFWNKLNNQDYVAGLGALTGNQAVQEVDAGLEAIYLSGWQVAADANLSGEMYPDQSLYPANSVPSVVKKINNALLRADQVQSVSGAGDKEYLVPIIADAEAGFGGNLNAFELMKQMIEAGAAAVHFEDQLSSAKKCGHLGGKVLVPTQEAVNKLIAARLAADVLGVPSLIIARTDADAADLLTSDIDDRDKKFVTGERTAEGFYVVRNGVEQGIDRGLSYAPYADLIWMETSNPDLEQARRFAEGIHAKFPGKMLAYNCSPSFNWAARLSVEEMSTFREELAKMGYKFQFITLAGFHALNTAMFELALAYKERGMAGYSELQEREFALQQKGFRAVKHQSFVGTGYFDEIQNVVTNGSSATVAMKDSTETAQFH
- a CDS encoding serine hydrolase: MKPSILTILFLNFFFTGHSQTADQSKTIDSYIKKVIQINEIPGLAVGIVTNNKVTFQKYYGTETLETDKKVDANSMFRVYSTTKLISNVGLFQLVEQGKVSLEDKISKYIDHVPTEWQNIQVKNLLSHSSGLPDWINFSDIAADTANDEVIARLSKEKMEFETGTDYRYNQTNYMLISMIIEKVTGEKFEEYIVKNQFSDSKNQVVFSSNSIEKIPNRIVKYSYNKEKHQYDKSTFVEGRRAHPANGLAITLPAFLQWSIHLSKNDFLKPATQELMWKPFEYKNKDITFTHGWDMGTFNNIKSYHFSGGNVSAYRIFPDKNMAVVLMYNGYKEFAVMYQVINQIAGIMDKHLLNPYTLAEEYTKSEPLVHPNLKKEIYGYRTEKENVVFSYQFPENQSIEFIRNISVSGSFNDWNPDDKTYYMNLKKNNTFELVLPKSQFEKGKTYQFKFIMNKNGWLTVPYNAINVDGTPDNNLTLKID